The Panicum hallii strain FIL2 chromosome 9, PHallii_v3.1, whole genome shotgun sequence genome has a window encoding:
- the LOC112877499 gene encoding uncharacterized protein LOC112877499, translated as MEQFLEYRMVEDRSVVEQAHEIHTLAKDLKNCTKESPCVLPNKFVAEGIISKLPPSWRDFATSLKHKRQEFTIDGLIGTLDVEEKARAKDIRGKGVVGASSANLVQKNNSHKNKKKPPQNQPKTKKTTTFKKKKKTGACYVCGSTDHFAAKCPNRKGNDSANMVISEPGGTSGPAGLPPC; from the exons ATGGAGCAATTCCTTGAGTACAGGATGGTCGAAGACCGTTCTGTAGTGGAACAGGCTCATGAAATACATACTCTGGCAAAAGATCTCAAAAATTGCACCAAAGAGTCCCCATGTGTGTTACCCAATAAGTTTGTGGCCGAAGGTATAATCTCTAAGCTgccaccttcttggagggactttGCTACTTCTCTAAAACACAAGAGACAAGAGTTCACAATAGATGGACTCATAgggactcttgatgttgaggagaaggcgagagcaaaggacatacgtgggaaaggagttgttggtgcttcaagtgccaatcttgttcaaaagaacaactcccacaagaacaagaaaaagccaccgcagaaccaaccaaagactaagaagacaaccacttttaagaagaagaagaagacgggAGCTTGCTATGTGTGCGGTAGTACGGATCACTTTGCTGCAAAGTGTCCGAACCGCAAAGGCAACGACTCCGCCAACATGGTTATTAGCGAGCCTGGAGGAACATCGGG accggcgggacttcctccttgctga